From a single Bacillus pseudomycoides DSM 12442 genomic region:
- a CDS encoding HAD family hydrolase: protein MLQSLIFDMDGTLFQTEKILELSLNDTFNHLRSLNLWDTVTPINKYREIMGVPLPKVWEALLPNHSNEVREQTDAYFLERLVENIRSGKGALYPNVKEVFRYLKENNCSIYIASNGLTEYLQAIVSYYNLDNWVTETFSIQQIRTLDKGDLVKTIIKKYDIKKAAVVGDRLSDINAAKDNGLIAIGCNFDFAQEDELAQADLVINDLMELKTILPEMKIVY from the coding sequence ATGTTACAATCACTGATTTTTGATATGGATGGAACTCTATTTCAAACAGAAAAAATTCTAGAATTATCACTTAATGATACTTTTAACCATTTACGGTCACTAAATTTATGGGATACAGTAACCCCCATTAATAAATACCGTGAAATTATGGGTGTACCTTTACCAAAAGTTTGGGAAGCTTTGTTACCTAATCATTCCAATGAAGTAAGAGAACAAACGGATGCTTATTTTCTGGAAAGATTAGTTGAAAACATAAGAAGTGGGAAAGGTGCTTTATATCCTAATGTAAAGGAAGTTTTCCGTTATTTAAAAGAAAATAATTGTTCAATTTACATAGCGAGTAATGGTTTAACGGAATATTTACAAGCAATTGTGAGTTATTATAATTTGGATAATTGGGTTACTGAAACATTTAGTATTCAACAAATACGAACACTCGACAAAGGAGATTTAGTTAAAACAATTATAAAAAAATATGACATAAAAAAGGCAGCGGTAGTTGGAGACCGTCTATCTGATATAAATGCAGCTAAGGATAATGGTTTAATTGCAATTGGATGTAATTTTGATTTTGCACAAGAAGATGAACTTGCTCAGGCTGATTTGGTCATAAATGACTTAATGGAGTTAAAAACGATATTGCCTGAAATGAAAATAGTTTACTAA
- the kynA gene encoding tryptophan 2,3-dioxygenase, with the protein MKENEKVIMEKGIHTDFKENMTYGEYLQLDSLLGSQKRLSDHHDEMLFIVIHQASELWMKLILHELSAAIESIQNDRLAPAFKMLARVSKIQSQIIQSWDILATLTPSEYIEFRDSLGQASGFQSYQYRMIEYALGYKTPHALKIYEKDPELHARLHKALHSPSLYDVAIQALVKEGFQINPNVLNRDITQPYEEDATVEAAWLEVYADVKKYWDLYQLAEKLIDIEDWLQQWRFRHMKTVERIIGHKMGTGGSSGVSYLKRVLDQRFFPELWNVRTKL; encoded by the coding sequence ATGAAAGAAAATGAAAAAGTAATTATGGAAAAGGGAATTCATACGGATTTTAAAGAAAATATGACATACGGAGAGTACTTACAATTAGATAGTTTGCTAGGAAGTCAAAAAAGGTTATCTGATCATCATGATGAAATGTTGTTTATTGTCATTCATCAAGCGAGTGAACTTTGGATGAAGTTGATTTTACATGAGCTTAGTGCAGCGATTGAATCTATTCAAAATGATAGGCTGGCTCCAGCTTTTAAAATGCTTGCGCGCGTTTCAAAAATTCAATCGCAAATTATTCAATCTTGGGATATTCTTGCAACGCTCACACCATCTGAATATATTGAATTTCGTGATTCACTCGGCCAAGCATCAGGATTCCAGTCTTATCAATACCGTATGATTGAGTATGCGCTTGGTTATAAAACACCTCATGCATTAAAAATTTATGAAAAAGATCCAGAGTTACATGCTCGTTTGCATAAAGCGCTTCATTCACCAAGTCTTTACGATGTTGCAATTCAGGCACTTGTAAAAGAAGGGTTCCAAATCAATCCAAATGTTTTAAATCGTGATATTACACAGCCTTATGAAGAAGATGCGACAGTTGAAGCTGCATGGTTAGAGGTGTATGCTGATGTGAAGAAATATTGGGATTTATATCAACTGGCAGAAAAGTTAATCGATATTGAAGATTGGCTCCAGCAGTGGCGCTTCCGTCATATGAAAACAGTAGAGCGAATTATTGGACATAAAATGGGAACAGGTGGATCATCTGGTGTTTCTTATTTAAAACGTGTTCTTGATCAACGCTTTTTCCCAGAACTTTGGAATGTGCGGACGAAGTTATAA
- the kynB gene encoding arylformamidase, producing MKESDWIDISQPLNNDIATWPGDTPFSYEVSWAKEQSGSVNVGKLTMSIHTGTHIDAPFHFDNNGKRVLDLDVNVYVGKARIIDVSGIESIGAKELEKFPLDGVERLLLRTSSHGNAQEFPQVIPYLRADIAPFLSEKGIRLIGVDVPSVDPLDDKELAAHHQLFKYGIHILENVVLDHVQDGDYELIALPLALTDADGSPVRAVIRPL from the coding sequence ATGAAGGAATCTGATTGGATTGATATTTCACAACCATTAAATAATGATATTGCGACATGGCCAGGAGATACGCCATTTTCATACGAAGTATCATGGGCAAAAGAACAAAGTGGATCTGTTAATGTTGGAAAATTAACGATGAGTATTCATACGGGTACGCATATTGATGCGCCCTTTCATTTTGATAATAACGGAAAAAGGGTACTAGATTTAGATGTTAATGTCTATGTTGGTAAAGCTCGAATTATAGATGTATCAGGTATCGAAAGTATTGGCGCAAAAGAATTAGAAAAATTCCCTTTAGATGGGGTAGAGAGGTTATTACTTCGGACTTCTTCGCATGGGAATGCACAGGAATTCCCGCAAGTAATTCCGTATTTACGTGCTGATATTGCACCATTTCTTTCGGAAAAAGGCATTCGATTAATTGGAGTGGATGTACCTTCTGTAGATCCGCTAGATGATAAAGAATTAGCGGCGCATCACCAATTATTTAAATATGGTATTCATATTTTAGAAAATGTTGTATTAGACCATGTACAAGACGGAGATTATGAACTGATTGCCCTGCCACTTGCATTGACAGATGCGGATGGGAGTCCAGTTCGAGCTGTAATAAGACCACTATAA
- the kynU gene encoding kynureninase: protein MYREPFEPSYEYAMECDKYDELADFQKEFYKKADTIYLDGNSLGLLSKRAEKSLLTMLDSWKEYGIDGWTEGEYPWFFLSEQLGELTAPLVGALPEEVIVTGSTTTNIHQVIATFYEPKGIRTKILADELTFPSDIYALQSQIRLKGLDPDEHLVRVKSRDGRTLQEEDIIDAMTDDIALILLPAVLYRSGQILDMKRLTAEAHKRGIYIGFDLCHSIGSIPHDFKGWGVDFAVWCNYKYLNAGPGGVAGLYVNKKHFNRLPGLSGWFSSRKDKQFDMEHTLTAAEHAGAYQIGTPHVLSTAPLIGSLEIFKEAGIERLRGKSLHITRYMLNLINHELKGMGFTIGNPLEDDKRGGHIYLEHPEAARICKALKANGVIPDFRAPNGVRLAPVALYNTYAEVWKSVQILKKIMKDEEYKKFENKREVVA from the coding sequence ATGTATCGAGAGCCATTTGAACCATCTTACGAATATGCAATGGAATGTGATAAATACGATGAACTTGCTGATTTTCAAAAAGAATTTTATAAGAAAGCAGATACAATATATTTAGATGGTAATTCATTAGGATTACTTTCAAAAAGAGCAGAAAAATCTTTACTTACTATGCTAGATTCATGGAAAGAGTATGGTATTGACGGGTGGACAGAAGGAGAATATCCTTGGTTTTTTCTCTCTGAACAATTAGGCGAATTAACTGCTCCTCTTGTTGGTGCTTTACCTGAAGAGGTAATTGTAACCGGTTCCACGACGACGAATATTCATCAAGTGATTGCGACATTTTATGAACCGAAAGGAATTCGTACAAAGATTCTTGCGGATGAATTAACGTTCCCATCAGATATTTATGCTTTGCAAAGTCAAATCCGTTTAAAAGGACTAGATCCAGATGAACATCTTGTACGAGTGAAGAGCAGGGATGGTAGAACGCTGCAAGAGGAAGATATTATTGATGCGATGACTGATGATATTGCGTTAATTTTATTGCCTGCAGTGCTATATCGAAGTGGACAAATTCTTGATATGAAGCGATTAACAGCTGAAGCGCACAAGCGTGGTATCTATATTGGTTTTGATTTATGCCATTCCATCGGTTCAATTCCGCATGACTTTAAAGGGTGGGGTGTTGATTTCGCAGTATGGTGTAATTATAAATATTTAAATGCAGGACCTGGTGGGGTTGCTGGATTATATGTAAACAAAAAACATTTCAATCGTCTTCCAGGGCTTTCTGGTTGGTTTAGTTCAAGAAAAGATAAGCAATTTGATATGGAACATACATTAACAGCAGCTGAGCATGCCGGGGCATATCAAATTGGCACACCTCATGTGTTAAGTACAGCGCCACTTATTGGTTCACTTGAGATTTTCAAAGAAGCTGGCATTGAAAGATTGCGAGGAAAATCATTACACATTACTCGTTATATGTTAAATTTAATCAACCATGAACTGAAGGGGATGGGATTTACAATTGGAAATCCATTAGAGGATGATAAACGCGGAGGGCATATATATTTAGAGCATCCAGAAGCTGCACGTATATGTAAAGCTTTAAAAGCAAATGGAGTTATTCCTGATTTTCGTGCACCAAATGGGGTTCGCCTTGCGCCAGTTGCTTTATATAACACGTACGCAGAAGTGTGGAAATCTGTGCAAATCTTGAAGAAAATCATGAAAGATGAAGAATATAAAAAGTTTGAAAATAAGCGAGAGGTTGTGGCATAA
- a CDS encoding TetR/AcrR family transcriptional regulator: protein MGKDLLSTRQQRSIETRNKLLKSARNVFLENGFHKTTISQIIKHAETGYGTAYVYFKNKDELLIVLMENVMNRFYKIAERSFFPKTKKEAHSMIENQVRAFLQLAEEERNILQVVEEAIGVSKEVRQKWNDIRERFISRIIQDITYSQNNRLARKELNKAIVARSWFYMNETFQWEIVRNEIDVNLEEVVCTLTELYTAGLYKNE, encoded by the coding sequence TTGGGAAAAGATCTTCTTTCAACAAGACAACAGCGATCTATAGAAACGAGAAATAAATTATTAAAATCTGCCCGCAATGTTTTTTTAGAAAACGGATTTCACAAAACAACAATCTCTCAAATTATTAAACATGCTGAAACTGGTTATGGTACGGCATATGTTTATTTTAAAAATAAAGATGAGCTCCTCATAGTCCTTATGGAAAATGTTATGAATCGTTTTTACAAAATCGCTGAACGTTCCTTTTTTCCTAAAACAAAAAAAGAAGCTCACAGTATGATTGAAAATCAAGTGCGAGCTTTTTTACAATTAGCTGAAGAAGAAAGAAATATATTACAAGTCGTTGAAGAGGCTATCGGTGTGTCAAAAGAAGTTCGACAAAAGTGGAATGACATTCGAGAACGTTTTATTAGCCGAATTATACAAGATATTACCTATTCTCAAAATAATAGATTAGCTAGAAAAGAATTAAATAAAGCAATTGTGGCACGCAGTTGGTTTTATATGAATGAAACGTTTCAGTGGGAGATTGTCCGAAATGAGATCGATGTAAATCTAGAGGAGGTTGTTTGTACATTAACAGAGCTGTATACAGCGGGCTTATATAAAAATGAATAG
- a CDS encoding NUDIX domain-containing protein produces the protein MAISTYYKQIREKVGSDLIFMPSVAAIIKNEQGEILFQYPGGEFWSLPAGAIEPGETPEEAVVREVWEETGLRVQVKEIKGIFGGKDFRHTYSNGDQVEYIVVVFECEGVGGELRAIDEESLKLQYFSSQERPKLALPYPEEIFL, from the coding sequence ATGGCGATTTCTACATACTACAAACAAATCCGTGAAAAAGTAGGGTCTGATCTTATTTTCATGCCGAGCGTAGCGGCAATTATTAAAAATGAGCAAGGGGAAATCTTATTTCAATATCCGGGTGGGGAATTTTGGAGTTTACCTGCAGGAGCAATTGAACCTGGTGAAACTCCAGAAGAAGCAGTTGTTCGTGAGGTGTGGGAAGAAACCGGTTTACGAGTACAAGTGAAAGAAATAAAAGGGATTTTTGGAGGGAAAGACTTCCGTCATACATATTCAAATGGAGATCAAGTGGAATATATCGTTGTTGTGTTTGAATGTGAGGGAGTTGGAGGAGAGTTGAGAGCGATAGATGAGGAATCGTTAAAACTTCAATACTTTTCATCACAGGAAAGACCAAAGCTAGCATTGCCATATCCAGAAGAAATATTCCTATAA
- a CDS encoding DUF3977 family protein: MKYIEAGIGNKWLVRTEIEREDGTEFEQKGVVKPIYFESCYLRVWFRKTCLIFDSKEGFKKMRKNRNEYKFILGIVSKVQ, from the coding sequence TAGAAGCCGGAATCGGAAATAAATGGTTGGTTCGAACAGAAATAGAACGAGAAGATGGAACAGAGTTTGAGCAAAAAGGAGTTGTGAAACCTATTTATTTTGAATCATGCTATTTACGAGTTTGGTTTAGAAAAACTTGTTTGATTTTTGATTCAAAAGAAGGGTTTAAAAAGATGAGAAAAAATCGAAATGAGTATAAGTTTATTTTGGGGATTGTGAGTAAAGTACAATAA